A window of the Oryza brachyantha chromosome 5, ObraRS2, whole genome shotgun sequence genome harbors these coding sequences:
- the LOC102709083 gene encoding uncharacterized protein LOC102709083 isoform X1, protein MAAMLLAPTALPPLAVQGWRRQTTVPTWKRLHNGPRKAVRTFAAKSNKRKSKSQGIIKGPTLISEEDSPGTGSGENPTTSLEVNDNDVTSDEELAVAPRNAVLQACTLTSGLLLAGGLVLREVSHFASSNGWPIADPMDLSFNFETWHLELVVGLVIIVSSSRYILLQTWSDFRNSSEAANRQMLTSLEISDYIVVACLPGISEELLFRGALMPIFGLNWISALVTGAIFGILHLGNGRKYSFAIWATFVGVAYGLAALASSSIIVPMASHSINNIIGGLIWRFSNNIER, encoded by the exons ATGGCGGCCATGTTGCTCGCGCCGACCGCGCTCCCGCCCCTAGCCGTACAGg GTTGGAGACGCCAAACCACGGTTCCGACATGGAAAAGGCTGCATAATGGCCCACGCAAA GCTGTCAGGACATTTGCAGCCAAAAGTAACAAGAGGAAGAGCAAATCACAAGGTATAATTAAAGGTCCAACATTGATAAGTGAAGAAGATTCTCCAGGCACAGGCAGTGGTGAAAATCCCACTACCAGCCTTGAGGTCAATGACAATGATGTTACTAGTGACGAGGAACTCGCAGTTGCCCCAAGGAATGCGGTTCTTCAGGCTTGTACTCTCACGTCTGGTTTACTGCTTGCAGGAGGTCTTGTGCTTCGTGAG GTATCACATTTTGCATCTTCAAATGGATGGCCAATTGCTGATCCTATGGACTTGTCAT tCAATTTTGAAACCTGGCATCTCGAGTTGGTCGTAGGGCTTGTAATAATAGTATCATCTAGCAGATATATTCTTCTACAGACATGGTCAGATTTCAGGAATTCCAGTGAGGCTGCCAATAGACAA ATGCTTACTTCGCTGGAGATTTCCGACTATATCGTAGTTGCTTGTCTTCCTGGTATAAGCGAG GAGCTTCTGTTTCGAGGGGCACTGATGCCTATCTTTGGACTGAACTGGATAAGTGCCCTTGTAACTGGTGCCATTTTCGGTATTCTTCACTTGGGCAATGGCAGAAAATATTCATTTGCAATCTG GGCAACATTTGTTGGCGTAGCATATGGTTTAGCTGCCTTAGCATCTTCAAGCATCATTGTTCCAATGGCTTCTCACTCAATAAACAATATTATTGGAGGCTTAATTTGGCGCTTTAGCAACAACATAGAAAGATAA
- the LOC102709083 gene encoding uncharacterized protein LOC102709083 isoform X4, which translates to MAHAKTFAAKSNKRKSKSQGIIKGPTLISEEDSPGTGSGENPTTSLEVNDNDVTSDEELAVAPRNAVLQACTLTSGLLLAGGLVLREVSHFASSNGWPIADPMDLSFNFETWHLELVVGLVIIVSSSRYILLQTWSDFRNSSEAANRQMLTSLEISDYIVVACLPGISEELLFRGALMPIFGLNWISALVTGAIFGILHLGNGRKYSFAIWATFVGVAYGLAALASSSIIVPMASHSINNIIGGLIWRFSNNIER; encoded by the exons ATGGCCCACGCAAA GACATTTGCAGCCAAAAGTAACAAGAGGAAGAGCAAATCACAAGGTATAATTAAAGGTCCAACATTGATAAGTGAAGAAGATTCTCCAGGCACAGGCAGTGGTGAAAATCCCACTACCAGCCTTGAGGTCAATGACAATGATGTTACTAGTGACGAGGAACTCGCAGTTGCCCCAAGGAATGCGGTTCTTCAGGCTTGTACTCTCACGTCTGGTTTACTGCTTGCAGGAGGTCTTGTGCTTCGTGAG GTATCACATTTTGCATCTTCAAATGGATGGCCAATTGCTGATCCTATGGACTTGTCAT tCAATTTTGAAACCTGGCATCTCGAGTTGGTCGTAGGGCTTGTAATAATAGTATCATCTAGCAGATATATTCTTCTACAGACATGGTCAGATTTCAGGAATTCCAGTGAGGCTGCCAATAGACAA ATGCTTACTTCGCTGGAGATTTCCGACTATATCGTAGTTGCTTGTCTTCCTGGTATAAGCGAG GAGCTTCTGTTTCGAGGGGCACTGATGCCTATCTTTGGACTGAACTGGATAAGTGCCCTTGTAACTGGTGCCATTTTCGGTATTCTTCACTTGGGCAATGGCAGAAAATATTCATTTGCAATCTG GGCAACATTTGTTGGCGTAGCATATGGTTTAGCTGCCTTAGCATCTTCAAGCATCATTGTTCCAATGGCTTCTCACTCAATAAACAATATTATTGGAGGCTTAATTTGGCGCTTTAGCAACAACATAGAAAGATAA
- the LOC102709083 gene encoding uncharacterized protein LOC102709083 isoform X3 → MFNQVGDAKPRFRHGKGCIMAHAKTFAAKSNKRKSKSQGIIKGPTLISEEDSPGTGSGENPTTSLEVNDNDVTSDEELAVAPRNAVLQACTLTSGLLLAGGLVLREVSHFASSNGWPIADPMDLSFNFETWHLELVVGLVIIVSSSRYILLQTWSDFRNSSEAANRQMLTSLEISDYIVVACLPGISEELLFRGALMPIFGLNWISALVTGAIFGILHLGNGRKYSFAIWATFVGVAYGLAALASSSIIVPMASHSINNIIGGLIWRFSNNIER, encoded by the exons ATGTTTAATCAGGTTGGAGACGCCAAACCACGGTTCCGACATGGAAAAGGCTGCATAATGGCCCACGCAAA GACATTTGCAGCCAAAAGTAACAAGAGGAAGAGCAAATCACAAGGTATAATTAAAGGTCCAACATTGATAAGTGAAGAAGATTCTCCAGGCACAGGCAGTGGTGAAAATCCCACTACCAGCCTTGAGGTCAATGACAATGATGTTACTAGTGACGAGGAACTCGCAGTTGCCCCAAGGAATGCGGTTCTTCAGGCTTGTACTCTCACGTCTGGTTTACTGCTTGCAGGAGGTCTTGTGCTTCGTGAG GTATCACATTTTGCATCTTCAAATGGATGGCCAATTGCTGATCCTATGGACTTGTCAT tCAATTTTGAAACCTGGCATCTCGAGTTGGTCGTAGGGCTTGTAATAATAGTATCATCTAGCAGATATATTCTTCTACAGACATGGTCAGATTTCAGGAATTCCAGTGAGGCTGCCAATAGACAA ATGCTTACTTCGCTGGAGATTTCCGACTATATCGTAGTTGCTTGTCTTCCTGGTATAAGCGAG GAGCTTCTGTTTCGAGGGGCACTGATGCCTATCTTTGGACTGAACTGGATAAGTGCCCTTGTAACTGGTGCCATTTTCGGTATTCTTCACTTGGGCAATGGCAGAAAATATTCATTTGCAATCTG GGCAACATTTGTTGGCGTAGCATATGGTTTAGCTGCCTTAGCATCTTCAAGCATCATTGTTCCAATGGCTTCTCACTCAATAAACAATATTATTGGAGGCTTAATTTGGCGCTTTAGCAACAACATAGAAAGATAA
- the LOC102709083 gene encoding uncharacterized protein LOC102709083 isoform X2, producing the protein MPLFIILISLHWQIMFNQVGDAKPRFRHGKGCIMAHAKTFAAKSNKRKSKSQGIIKGPTLISEEDSPGTGSGENPTTSLEVNDNDVTSDEELAVAPRNAVLQACTLTSGLLLAGGLVLREVSHFASSNGWPIADPMDLSFNFETWHLELVVGLVIIVSSSRYILLQTWSDFRNSSEAANRQMLTSLEISDYIVVACLPGISEELLFRGALMPIFGLNWISALVTGAIFGILHLGNGRKYSFAIWATFVGVAYGLAALASSSIIVPMASHSINNIIGGLIWRFSNNIER; encoded by the exons ATGCCGCTGTTCATCATTCTGATATCCTTACATTGGCAGATTATGTTTAATCAGGTTGGAGACGCCAAACCACGGTTCCGACATGGAAAAGGCTGCATAATGGCCCACGCAAA GACATTTGCAGCCAAAAGTAACAAGAGGAAGAGCAAATCACAAGGTATAATTAAAGGTCCAACATTGATAAGTGAAGAAGATTCTCCAGGCACAGGCAGTGGTGAAAATCCCACTACCAGCCTTGAGGTCAATGACAATGATGTTACTAGTGACGAGGAACTCGCAGTTGCCCCAAGGAATGCGGTTCTTCAGGCTTGTACTCTCACGTCTGGTTTACTGCTTGCAGGAGGTCTTGTGCTTCGTGAG GTATCACATTTTGCATCTTCAAATGGATGGCCAATTGCTGATCCTATGGACTTGTCAT tCAATTTTGAAACCTGGCATCTCGAGTTGGTCGTAGGGCTTGTAATAATAGTATCATCTAGCAGATATATTCTTCTACAGACATGGTCAGATTTCAGGAATTCCAGTGAGGCTGCCAATAGACAA ATGCTTACTTCGCTGGAGATTTCCGACTATATCGTAGTTGCTTGTCTTCCTGGTATAAGCGAG GAGCTTCTGTTTCGAGGGGCACTGATGCCTATCTTTGGACTGAACTGGATAAGTGCCCTTGTAACTGGTGCCATTTTCGGTATTCTTCACTTGGGCAATGGCAGAAAATATTCATTTGCAATCTG GGCAACATTTGTTGGCGTAGCATATGGTTTAGCTGCCTTAGCATCTTCAAGCATCATTGTTCCAATGGCTTCTCACTCAATAAACAATATTATTGGAGGCTTAATTTGGCGCTTTAGCAACAACATAGAAAGATAA
- the LOC102702377 gene encoding acetyl-CoA carboxylase 2, whose translation MTSTHVATLGVGAQAPPRRQKNSAGTAFVSSGSSRPSYRKNGQRTRSLREESNGGVSDSKKLNHSIRQGLAGIIDLPNDTVSEVDISHGSEDPRGPTVTESYQMNGIINETHNGRHASVSKVVEFCTALGGKTPIHSVLVANNGMAAAKFMRSVRTWANDTFGSEKAIQLIAMATPEDLRINAEHIRIADQFVEVPGGTNNNNYANVQLIVEIAERTGVSAVWPGWGHASENPELPDALTAKGIIFLGPPASSMHALGDKVGSALIAQAAGVPTLAWSGSHVEIPLECCLDSIPDEMYRKACVTTTEEAVASCQVVGYPAMIKASWGGGGKGIRKVHNDDEVRTLFKQVQGEVPGSPIFIMRLADQSRHLEVQLLCDQYGNVAALHSRDCSVQRRHQKIIEEGPVTVAPRETVKELEQAARRLAKAVGYVGAATVEYLYSMETGEYYFLELNPRLQVEHPVTEWIAEVNLPAAQVAVGMGIPLWQIPEIRRFYGMNYGGGYDLWRKTAALATPFNFDEVDSKWPKGHCVAVRVTSEDPDDGFKPTGGKVKEISFKSKPNVWAYFSVKSGGGIHEFADSQFGHVFAYGTTRSAAITTMALALKEVQIRGEIHSNVDYTVDLLNASDFRENKIHTGWLDTRIAMRVQAERPPWYISVIGGALYKTVTANTATVSDYVGYLTKGQIPPKHISLVYTTVALNIDGNKYTIETVRSGHGSYRLRMNESEVEANVQTLCDGGLLMQLDGNSHVIYAEEEAGGTRLLIDGKTCMLQNDHDPSKLLAETPCKLLRFLVADGAHVDADVPYAEVEVMKMCMPLLSPASGVIHVVMSEGQAMQAGDLIARLDLDDPSAVKRAEPFNDTFPNMCLPIAASSQVHKRCAASLNACRMVLAGYEHNIDKVVQELVYCLDSPELPFLQWDELMSVLATRLPRNLKSELEGKYEEYKVKFDSGIINYFPAKILGGIIEANLACGSEKEKATNERLVEPLMSLLKSYEGGRETHAHFVVKSLFEEYLYVEELFSDGIQSDVIERLRVQHSKDLQKVVDIVLSHQSVRNKTKLILKLMESLVYPSPAAYRDQLTRFSSLNHKAYYKLALKASELLEQTKLSELRTRIARNLSELEMFAEESKGPSMRKREMAITESMEDLVTAPLPVEDALISLFDCSDPTVQQRVIETYIARLYQPHLVKDSIKIKLIESAIIASWEFPEGHFDTRNGGAVLGEKRWGAMVIVKSLESVSMAIRAVLKETSDYSSSEGNMMHIALLGADNKMDIIQDSGDYDQLPLILKDNITDLHASGVKVISCIAQRDEARMTMRHTFLWSDEKFSYEEEPILRHVEPPLSALLELDKLKVKGYNEMKYTPSRDRQWHIYTLRNTENPKMLHRVFFRTIVRQPSASNKFSSGQIGDMEVGSAEEPLSFTSTSILRSLMTAIEELELHAIRTGHSHMYLCVLKEQKLLDLVPVSENTVLDVGQDEATACSLLKEMAMKIHELVGARMHHLSVCQWEVKLKLNCDGPASGSWRVVTTNVTSHTCTVDIYREVEDTELQKLVYHSATPVGGPLHGVALNNSYQPLSVIDLKRCSARNNRTTYCYDFPLAFETAVRKSWSSSTSGVSKGVENAQCYVKATELVFADKHGSWGTPLVPMDRPAGLNDIGMVAWTLKMSTPEFPSGREIIVVANDITFRAGSFGPREDAFFEAVTNLACEKKLPLIYLAANSGARIGIADEVKSCFCVGWSDDGSPERGFQYIYLSEEDYARIGTSVIAHKMQLDTGEIRWVIDSVVGKEDGLGVENIHGSAAIASAYSRAYKETFTLTFVTGRTVGIGAYLARLGIRCIQRLDQPIILTGFSALNKLLGREVYSSHMQLGGPKIMATNGVVHLTVSDDLEGVSNILRWLSYVPAYIGGPLPVTTPLDPPDRPVAYIPENSCDPRAAIRGVDDSQGKWLGGMFDKDSFVETFEGWAKTVVTGRAKLGGIPVGVIAVETQTMMQTIPADPGQLDSREQSVPRAGQVWFPDSATKTAQALLDFNREGLPLFILANWRGFSGGQRDLFEGILQAGSTIVENLRTYNQPAFVYIPMAAELRGGAWVVVDSKINPDRIECYAERTAKGNVLEPQGLIEIKFRSEELQECMGRLDPELIDLKTKLEAANRNGSSNAKLLQANIEARTKQLMPLYTQIAIRFAELHDTSLRMAAKGVIKKVVDWEESRSFFYKRLRRRISEDVLAKEIRAVAGEQLSHQPAIELIKKWYSASQAAEWDDDDAFVAWMDNPENYRDYIQDLKAQRVSQSLSCLSDSSSDLQALPQGLSMLLDKMDPSRRTQLVEEIRKVLG comes from the exons ATGACATCCACACATGTGGCGACCTTGGGAGTTGGTGCCCAGGCACCTCCTCGTCGCCAGAAAAATTCAGCTGGTACAGCATTTGTATCATCTGGGTCATCAAGACCCTCGTACCGAAAGAATGGTCAGCGTACTCGGTCACTTAGGGAGGAAAGCAATGGGGGTGTGTCTGATTCCAAAAAGCTTAACCATTCTATTCGCCAAG GTCTTGCTGGCATCATTGACCTCCCAAACGACACAGTTTCAGAAGTTGATATTTCACA TGGTTCCGAAGATCCCAGAGGGCCTACGGTCACAGAGTCCTACCAAATGAATGGGATTATCAATGAGACACATAATGGGAGGCATGCTTCAGTGTCCAAGGTTGTTGAATTTTGTACGGCACTTGGTGGCAAAACACCAATTCACAGTGTATTAGTGGCCAACAATGGAATGGCAGCAGCTAAGTTCATGCGGAGTGTCCGAACATGGGCTAATGATACTTTTGGATCAGAGAAGGCAATTCAGCTGATAGCTATGGCAACTCCGGAAGATTTAAGGATAAATGCAGAGCACATCAGGATTGCCGATCAATTTGTAGAGGTGCCTGGAGGAACAAACAACAACAACTATGCAAATGTTCAACTCATAGTGGAG ATAGCAGAGAGAACAGGTGTTTCTGCTGTTTGGCCTGGTTGGGGCCATGCATCTGAGAATCCCGAACTTCCAGATGCGCTGACTGCAAAAggaattatttttcttgggCCACCAGCATCATCAATGCATGCATTAGGAGACAAGGTTGGTTCAGCTCTCATCGCTCAAGCAGCTGGAGTTCCAACACTTGCATGGAGTGGGTCACAT GTGGAAATTCCTCTGGAGTGTTGCTTGGACTCAATACCTGATGAGATGTATAGGAAAGCTTGTGTTACTACCACGGAGGAAGCAGTTGCAAGTTGTCAGGTGGTTGGTTACCCTGCCATGATTAAGGCATcttggggtggtggtggtaaaGGAATAAGGAAG GTTCATAATGATGATGAGGTTAGGACATTATTTAAGCAAGTTCAAGGTGAAGTACCTGGTTCCCCAATATTTATCATGAGGCTTGCAGATCAG AGTCGACATCTTGAAGTTCAGTTGCTTTGTGATCAATATGGCAATGTAGCAGCACTTCATAGTCGAGATTGCAGTGTACAACGGCGACACCAAAAG ATAATCGAGGAAGGACCGGTTACTGTTGCTCCTCGTGAGACTGTGAAAGAGCTTGAGCAGGCAGCAAGGAGGCTTGCTAAAGCTGTGGGTTATGTTGGTGCTGCTACTGTTGAATACCTTTACAGCATGGAAACTGGCGAATACTATTTTCTGGAACTTAATCCACGGCTACAG GTTGAGCATCCTGTCACTGAGTGGATAGCTGAGGTAAACTTGCCTGCAGCTCAAGTTGCTGTTGGAATGGGTATACCCCTTTGGCAGATCCCAG AGATCAGGCGCTTTTACGGAATGAACTATGGAGGAGGCTATGACCTTTGGAGGAAAACAGCAGCTCTAGCGACTCCATTTAACTTTGATGAAGTAGATTCTAAATGGCCAAAAGGCCATTGTGTAGCTGTTAGAGTAACTAGTGAGGATCCAGATGATGGATTCAAGCCTACTGGTGGAAAAGTGAAG GAAATAAGTTTCAAGAGTAAACCAAATGTTTGGGCCTATTTCTCAGTAAAG TCTGGTGGAGGCATTCATGAATTTGCTGATTCCCAGTTTG GACATGTTTTTGCATATGGAACTACTAGATCAGCAGCAATAACTACCATGGCTCTTGCACTAAAAGAGGTTCAAATTCGTGGAGAAATTCATTCAAATGTGGACTACACAGTTGACCTCTTGAAT GCCTCAGATTTCAGAGAAAATAAGATTCATACTGGTTGGCTGGATACCAGGATAGCCATGCGTGTTCAAGCTGAGAGGCCCCCATGGTATATTTCAGTCATTGGAGGGGCTTTATAc AAAACAGTAACTGCCAACACAGCCACTGTTTCTGATTATGTTGGTTATCTTACGAAGGGCCAGATTCCACCAAAG CATATATCCCTTGTCTATACAACTGTTGCTCTGAATATAGATGGGAACAAATACACT ATTGAGACTGTGAGAAGTGGACATGGTAGCTACAGATTGCGAATGAATGAATCAGAGGTTGAAGCAAATGTACAAACATTATGCGATGGTGGACTTTTAATGCAG CTGGATGGAAACAGCCATGTAATTTATGCTGAAGAAGAGGCCGGTGGTACACGACTTCTTATTGATGGAAAGACATGCATGTTACAA AATGATCATGATCCATCAAAGTTATTAGCTGAGACACCATGCAAACTTCTTCGTTTCTTGGTTGCTGATGGTGCTCATGTTGATGCTGATGTACCATATGCGGAAGTTGAGGTTATGAAGATGTGCATGCCCCTCTTGTCACCTGCTTCTGGTGTCATACATGTTGTAATGTCCGAGGGCCAAGCAATGCAG GCTGGTGATCTTATAGCTAGGCTTGATCTTGATGACCCTTCTGCTGTGAAAAGAGCTGAACCATTTAATGATACCTTTCCAAATATGTGTCTTCCTATTGCTGCTTCTAGTCAAGTTCACAAAAGATGTGCTGCAAGTCTTAATGCTTGTCGAATGGTCCTTGCGGGATATGAGCATAATATTGACAAG GTTGTGCAAGAGTTGGTATACTGCCTGGACAGTCCCGAGCTTCCTTTCCTGCAGTGGGATGAGCTTATGTCTGTTTTAGCAACTAGACTTCCACGAAATCTTAAGAGCGAG TTGGAGGGCAAATATGAGGAATACAAAGTTAAGTTTGACTCTGGGATAATCAACTATTTCCCTGCCAAGATATTAGGAGGGATAATTGAG GCAAATCTTGCATGTGGTTCTGAGAAGGAGAAGGCTACAAATGAGAGGCTTGTTGAGCCTCTTATGAGCCTACTGAAGTCATACGAGGGTGGGAGAGAAACCCATGCTCATTTTGTTGTCAAGTCCCTCTTCGAGGAGTATCTCTATGTTGAAGAATTGTTCAGTGATGGGATTCAG TCTGACGTGATTGAACGTCTGCGCGTTCAACATAGTAAAGACCTACAGAAAGTTGTTGACATTGTGTTGTCCCACCAG AGTGTGAGAAATAAAACTAAGCTGATACTAAAACTCATGGAGAGTCTGGTTTATCCAAGTCCTGCTGCCTACAGGGATCAATTGACCCGCTTTTCTTCCCTTAATCATAAAGCGTATTATAAG TTGGCACTTAAAGCTAGTGAACTTCTTGAACAAACAAAACTTAGTGAGCTTCGTACACGAATAGCAAGGAACCTTTCAGAGCTGGAGATGTTTGCTGAGGAAAGCAAGGGCCCCTCCATGCGTAAGCGAGAAATGGCCATCACGGAGAGCATGGAAGATTTAGTTACTGCCCCACTGCCAGTTGAAGATGCActtatttctttgtttgattgtAGTGATCCAACTGTTCAGCAGAGAGTGATTGAGACTTACATAGCTCGATTATATCAG CCTCACCTTGTGAAGGATagtatcaaaattaaattgatagAGTCAGCTATTATTGCTTCATGGGAATTTCCTGAAGGACATTTTGATACAAGAAATGGAGGAGCAGTTCTTGGTGAGAAGAGATGGGGTGCCATGGTCATTGTCAAGTCTCTTGAATCAGTTTCAATGGCCATTAGAGCTGTACTAAAGGAGACATCAGACTACAGTAGCTCTGAAGGCAACATGATGCATATTGCTTTGTTGGGTGCTGATAATAAGATGGATATAATTCAAGACAG TGGTGATTATGATCAACTTCCATTAATACTAAAGGATAATATAACTGATCTGCATGCCTCTGGTGTGAAAGTAATAAGTTGCATTGCTCAAAGAGATGAAGCACGGATGACAATGCGTCATACCTTCCTTTGGTCTGATGAAAAGTTTTCTTATGAGGAAGAGCCGATTCTCCGGCATGTGGAACCTCCTCTTTCTGCACTTCTTGAGTTG GACAAGTTGAAAGTGAAAGGATACAATGAAATGAAGTATACCCCATCGCGGGATCGTCAATGGCATATCTACACACTTCGAAATACTGAAAATCCCAAAATGTTGCACCGGGTATTTTTCCGGACCATTGTAAGGCAACCTAGTGCATCCAACAAGTTTTCGTCAGGCCAGATTGGTGACATGGAAGTAGGGAGTGCTGAAGAACCTCTGTCATTTACGTCAACCAGCATATTAAGATCTTTGATGACTGCTATAGAAGAATTGGAGCTTCATGCGATTAGAACTGGTCATTCACACATGTATTTGTGTGTATTGAAAGAACAAAAGCTTCTTGATCTTGTTCCAGTTTCAGA GAATACAGTTTTGGATGTTGGTCAAGATGAAGCTACTGCCTGTTCACTCTTGAAAGAAATGGCTATGAAGATACATGAACTTGTTGGTGCAAGAATGCACCATCTTTCTGTATGCCAATGGGAAGTGAAACTTAAGTTGAACTGCGATGGGCCTGCCAGTGGTAGCTGGAGAGTTGTAACGACCAATGTTACTAGTCATACTTGCACTGTGGAT aTCTACCGTGAGGTGGAAGATACAGAATTACAGAAATTAGTATACCATTCTGCCACTCCGGTAGGTGGTCCTCTGCATGGTGTAGCATTGAATAATTCATATCAGCCTTTGAGTGTCATCGATCTTAAGCGCTGTTCTGCTAGGAATAATAGAACTACATACTGCTACGATTTTCCGCTG GCATTTGAAACTGCAGTGAGGAAGTCGTGGTCCTCTAGTACCTCTGGTGTTTCTAAAGGTGTTGAAAATGCCCAATGTTATGTTAAAGCTACAGAGCTGGTATTTGCGGACAAACATGGGTCGTGGGGCACTCCTTTAGTTCCGATGGACCGTCCTGCTGGACTCAATGACATTGGTATGGTGGCTTGGACCTTGAAGATGTCCACTCCTGAATTTCCTAGTGGTAGGGAGATTATTGTTGTTGCAAATGATATTACGTTTAGAGCTGGATCATTTGGCCCAAGGGAAGATGCATTTTTTGAAGCTGTTACAAACCTAGCTTGTGAAAAGAAACTTCCTCTTATCTACTTGGCTGCAAATTCTGGTGCTAGAATTGGCATAGCAGATGAAGTGAAATCTTGCTTCTGTGTTGGGTGGTCTGATGATGGCAGCCCTGAACGTGGGTTTCAGTACATTTATCTAAGTGAGGAAGACTATGCTCGTATTGGCACTTCTGTCATAGCACACAAGATGCAGCTAGACACTGGTGAAATTAGGTGGGTTATTGATTCTGTTGTGGGCAAGGAGGATGGACTTGGTGTGGAGAATATACATGGAAGTGCTGCTATTGCCAGTGCTTATTCTAGGGCATACAAGGAGACATTTACACTTACATTTGTGACTGGGCGAACTGTTGGAATAGGAGCTTATCTTGCTCGACTTGGTATCCGGTGCATACAGCGCCTTGACCAGCCTATTATTCTGACAGGGTTTTCTGCACTAAACAAGCTTCTTGGGCGGGAAGTGTACAGCTCCCACATGCAGTTGGGTGGTCCCAAAATCATGGCGACTAATGGTGTTGTCCATCTTACTGTTTCAGACGATCTTGAAGGtgtttctaatatattgaGGTGGCTCAGTTATGTTCCTGCCTACATTGGTGGACCTCTTCCGGTAACAACACCATTGGACCCACCAGACAGACCTGTTGCATACATTCCTGAGAACTCTTGTGATCCTCGAGCAGCCATCCGTGGTGTTGATGACAGCCAAGGGAAATGGTTGGGTGGTATGTTTGATAAAGACAGCTTTGTGGAGACATTTGAAGGCTGGGCTAAGACAGTGGTTACTGGGAGAGCAAAGCTTGGAGGAATTCCAGTTGGTGTGATAGCTGTGGAGACACAGACCATGATGCAAACCATCCCTGCTGACCCTGGCCAGCTTGATTCCCGTGAACAATCTGTTCCTCGGGCTGGACAAGTGTGGTTTCCGGATTCTGCTACCAAGACTGCCCAGGCATTGTTGGACTTCAACCGTGAAGGATTACCTCTGTTCATCCTTGCTAACTGGAGAGGATTCTCTGGTGGACAGAGAGATCTTTTTGAAGGAATTCTTCAGGCGGGCTCAACTATTGTTGAGAACCTTAGGACATACAATCAGCCCGCCTTTGTCTACATTCCCATGGCCGCGGAGCTACGAGGAGGGGCATGGGTTGTGGTTGATAGCAAGATAAATCCAGACCGCATTGAGTGCTATGCTGAGAGGACTGCAAAAGGCAATGTTCTGGAACCTCAAGGGTTAATTGAGATCAAGTTCAGGTCAGAGGAACTCCAAGAATGCATGGGTCGGCTTGACCCAGAATTGATTGACCTGAAAACAAAGCTTGAAGCAGCAAACAGAAATGGAAGTAGTAACGCAAAACTACTTCAGGCCAATATAGAAGCTCGAACAAAACAGTTGATGCCTCTATACACTCAGATTGCGATACGGTTTGCTGAATTGCATGACACATCCCTCAGGATGGCTGCTAAAGGTGTGATTAAGAAAGTTGTGGACTGGGAAGAATCACGATCTTTCTTCTATAAGAGATTACGGAGGAGGATCTCTGAGGATGTTCTTGCAAAAGAAATTAGAGCTGTAGCAGGTGAGCAGTTATCTCACCAACCAGCAATCGAGCTTATCAAGAAATGGTACTCAGCTTCACAGGCAGCTGAATGGGATGATGACGATGCTTTTGTTGCTTGGATGGATAACCCAGAAAACTACAGGGATTATATCCAAGATCTTAAGGCTCAAAGAGTATCCCAATCCCTGTCATGTTTGTCAGACTCCAGTTCAGATTTACAAGCCCTGCCACAGGGTCTTTCCATGCTACTCGATAAG ATGGATCCCTCCAGAAGAACTCAACTTGTTGAGGAAATTAGAAAGGTTCTTGGTTGA